The following proteins are encoded in a genomic region of Brachypodium distachyon strain Bd21 chromosome 1, Brachypodium_distachyon_v3.0, whole genome shotgun sequence:
- the LOC104582180 gene encoding uncharacterized protein LOC104582180, which translates to MRIHFKSTSTELWRIVEEGYFVHDPKNLSPREYVNNQLNEHAIRILLKALPLEYRTFVHGVDSARDAWKLIGDHFDNNESVRKSKFEVVINECKNFFMKDEEVPDELYRRVITLAAKMKDHGSRDINDEWLKRLFIEAISPHREVHATMIRQRTDYYSLTPSQVMGEFVAMDILKKTSEDNLIRAKFLSQRSSLALKANVTPTSTPCEAPQQEEVEITKENCHYEFSDHMALAAQAFWKNKKFVKTNTFNPNNFYNNKGASSSKPKGQRSHDDDDEESTERANIAIAPSLPSLFDSPNENKNRSPKCLRAKTSSVIPAPTKHVIPKSLSLFDCVEESSVVEHSMNEFEIFMATLEGETKKRFEDLLEKLGEAQAIIEEHDELMDEKIRLECVAAHEIAELNEALEEEQANREAIEESLSKELAKVKDSYDNDISLAHEYLGKICELEDGHRNLLEDFANLGKDHKSLTSEYKSLKESCDHLLYSLVKELISNDKDASTNPCCKHTSMLEENVRLKAQLEKGLATCFQDEKNLHDLLNDHKKVFELEGIGYNPNEKSNNKKKAKSPPHTNAYFEVASSGSSWIVDSGCTNHMTGSKELLVDAKMSTSRSKQVTFGDSSQSTVLGLGKVVISPDTSIENVMLVESLSYNLLSVLQLAHMGFYSFFGTTSVTLLWSKTLKVAFVGYVENGLYVVDFGKLHEKAHHHKIIITSTRPLELLHMDLFGPPTYDSLGGKKYCLVIVDDYSTYTWVYFFKHKSETQQTVIDFANEAQRQYNAKIMAIRSENGSEFKNYTLIEFLSDESVRLSKFEPKTYEGIFLGYASNFHTYRVYNKSTVCVEESCSVEFDENNGSHVGQVDVVDVDDEIPPQAIRRMGIGQIMPVEDPRMEEGEGQCSTQVEPSSPQDPQASQEQEQVPHVDEQVDLGQDQENVDVGDSSPNDVQDQDLQNVHASIEPQDQSQEGTSGHEDCLTTSTSRTYIEQCPRKCEERGNYS; encoded by the exons ATGAGGATTCACTTCAAGAGCACATCAACGGAATTGTGGAGAATTGTTGAAGAAGGTTACTTTGTTCATGATCCAAAGAACTTGTCACCAAGAGAGTATGTGAACAATCAACTCAATGAGCATGCCATTAGAATACTCCTCAAGGCTCTACCCTTGGAGTATAGAACATTTGTCCATGGTGTTGATTCCGCTAGAGATGCTTGGAAGCTCATTGGTGACCactttgacaacaatgagaGTGTTAGAAAGTCAAAGTTTGAAGTGGTCATCAATGAGTGCAAAAATTTCTTCATGAAGGATGAAGAGGTTCCGGATGAGCTTTATAGGAGAGTCATCACCCTTGCAGCCAAGATGAAAGATCACGGAAGTCGtgacatcaatgatgaatggcTCAAGCGTCTATTCATAGAAGCCATCTCCCCACACCGAGAGGTTCATGCCAcaatgataaggcaaagaaCGGACTACTATAGTTTGACTCCAAGTCAAGTGATGGGAGAGTTTGTAGCTATGGATATTCTCAAGAAGACCTCCGAGGACAACCTCATTCGAGCCAAGTTCCTCTCACAAAGATCAAGCCTTGCATTGAAGGCCAACGTGACTCCCACCTCAACTCCATGTGAAGCACCCCAACAAGAAGAGGTTGAGATCACGAAAGAAAATTGCCACTATGAGTTTAGTGATCACATGGCTCTTGCGGCCCAAGCTTTTTGGAAAAACAAGAAGTTTGTCAAGACCAACACCTTCAACCCCAACAACTTCTACAACAACAAGGGAGCTTcaagctccaagcccaaaGGTCAAAGATCTC atgatgatgatgatgaagagtcCACGGAGAGGGCAAACATTGCCATTGCTCCTTcacttccatctctcttcgACTCCCCCAATGAGAACAAGAACCGCTCACCCAAGTGCCTTAGGGCCAAGACCTCTTCGGTAATCCCTGCTCCCACCAAACATGTCATTCCTAAGAGTTTATCTCTATTTGATTGTGTGGAGGAGAGTAGTGTTGTTGAGCATAGCATGAATGAGTTCGAGATCTTCATGGCGACCTTAGAAGGTGAGACCAAAAAGAGGTTTGAGGACCTCTTGGAAAAACTAGGTGAAGCTCAAGCTATTATTGAAGAACATGATGAGCTCATGGATGAAAAGATAAGACTTGAGTGTGTTGCCGCTCATGAGATTGCGGAGCTTAATGAAgctcttgaggaagaacaagcaaataggGAAGCAATTGAGGAGTCACTTTCTAAGGAACTTGCTAAAGTTAAAGATTCCTATGATAATGATATTTCCCTTGCTCATGAGTACTTAGGTAAAATATGTGAACTAGAGGATGGTCATAGGAACCTCCTTGAGGATTTTGCCAATCTTGGAAAGGATCACAAATCCTTGACAAGTGAGTACAAGTCTCTCAAAGAATCTTGTGATCATCTTCTATATTCTCTTGTGAAGGAACTAATCtctaatgataaagatgcttCAACTAACCCTTGTTGTAAGCATACATCTATGCTTGAGGAGAATGTTAGGTTGAAGGCCCAACTTGAAAAGGGCCTAGCCACTTGCTTCCAAGACGAGAAAAAcctccatgatcttttgaatgATCATAAAAAAGTTTTTGAATTGGAGGGAATTGGGTACAACCCCAATgagaagagcaacaacaagaagaaggccaagtCACCTCCCCACACTAATgcttatttt GAGGTTGCTTCCAGTGGATCTTCATGGATAGTGGATAGTGGATGCACTAATCATATGACCGGGAGCAAAGAATTGCTTGTGGACGCCAAAATGAGTACATCAAGGTCCAAGCAAGTTACATTTGGAGATTCTTCACAATCAACGGTATTGGGACTAGGCAAGGTTGTCATCTCTCCGGATACATCCATTGAGAATGTCATGCTTGTTGAGTCCCTTTCATACAATTTACTTTCAGTACTTCAACTTGCACATATGGGTTTCTATTCCTTCTTTGGCACAACTAGTGTGACCCTTTTGTGGAGCAAGACTCTTAAAGTAGCCTTTGTTGGATATGTGGAAAATGGTCTCTATGTGGTAGATTTCG GAAAGTTACATGAGAAGGCACATCACCACAAGATAATTATCACATCAACGAGGCCCTTGGAGCTCCTTCATATGGATCTCTTTGGTCCTCCTACATATGATAGTCTTGGTggtaagaaatattgtttggttattgTTGATGACTATTCTACGTACACTTGGGTATACTTCTTCAAGCATAAGAGTGAGACCCAGCAAACCGTCATCGACTTTGCCAATGAAGCTCAACGCCAATACAATGCAAAGATTATGGCTATTAGGAGTGAAAATGGCTCCGAGTTCAAGAATTACACCTTGATTGAGTTTTTGAGTGATGAGA GTGTTCGTTTATCTAAATTTGAGCCTAAAACTTATGAGGGCATATTTCTTGGCTATGCATCAAACTTCCACACTTATAGAGTTTACAACAAATCCACCGTATGTGTTGAAGAATCTTGTAGtgtggagtttgatgagaataatggTTCCCATGTGGGGCAAGTTGATGTTGTGGATGTAGATGATGAAATTCCTCCCCAAGCCATACGAAGAATGGGCATAGGTCAAATTATGCCCGTTGAGGATCCCCGtatggaagaaggagaaggacaatgCTCTACTCAAGTGGAGCCCTCATCTCCACAAGATCCACAAGCtagccaagaacaagaacaagtcccTCATGTTGATGAACAAGTTGATCTAGGACAAGATCAAGAAAATGTTGATGTTGGTGATTCTTCACCAAATGATGttcaagatcaagatcttcaaaATGTTCATGCTTCCATTGAGCCTCAAGATCAATCTCAAGAAGGAACGTCGGGCCATGAAGATTGCCTCACGACTTCAACGTCAAGAACATACATTGAACAATGTCCTAGGAAGTGTGAGGAAAGGGGTAACTACTCGTAG